Genomic segment of Pseudorca crassidens isolate mPseCra1 chromosome 10, mPseCra1.hap1, whole genome shotgun sequence:
GCTGCCAGAAAGCAGGGTGGAACTGACACAGCCCCTGCTGACTCCCTCCCATGGGCTGGGGCCAGGAGCAGataatttttctctattcttctcAGCCTGAGCAcaactcagtttttaaaactcttttctgATAGGAGCTAATTCTtacagaaaagctgaaaaaagaTTTTGTAGCGTGCCCGTATTTAGGCTTCTCTGACCCCTCCTCATGAGGGATGCACGTCCTGGGTACGTCCGGGGTCAGCATGCAGACTCCTCTCACCCGGGCTGGTGTGGAGGCTGCCAGGCTTCTCCACTGCAAGCTCGTTGCACTGTGGGAACTGACACACGTCTTGTGTGGAGGTGCTTGGAGACTCTTAGGGCATAACTTCATGTCCCTTTAACGGCATCCTCTTTCTGGGGGTGAGGGCGTAAAATGGGACCGACCTCCAGGAAGGCAGGTCGACCTAAGTCTCTGAAGCCTGGAAACTGCTCACAGCCCTCTAGCCTCCCTTCGGAAAGTCACTCCGAGGGCCAGTCAGCGATGGCGCAGTGGAGGACTCAGGATGTCCAGGGCGGTGCCGTGGGGCCCGCCTTTGCCATGTGAGTGTGCCGCGTGAAGCAGTGAGTTACGGTAGCCCTTAATATTTCCTTATGCTGTCCACAAAGGGTTAGTAACTTTAAAGTGtttcggttttttttttaaggaagatatAGAATTATCAAAAATGTGTATTGAAaagtattaggaaaaaaatacccCCAGAAATGTTATCAGCAGTTGTTTAAAATGGAGGAGTTCttttttatatatgatattttcttttactttcgaattttttttttttttttttgcggtacgcgggcctctcactgttgtggcctctcccgtggcggagcacaggctccagaagcgcagcctccgcggccatggctcacgggcccagccgctccgcggcatgtgggatcttcctggaccggggcatgaacctgtgtcccctgcatcggcaggcggactcccaaccactgcgccaccagggaagcccgagatttccttttttttaacaatgaaCCCTGTTTCTTCTAAATCAAGGGTAGTGGGGGAGGAAGCAACATAGTTTTACGCCCTTAGTTTGGTGCCCTGGGTTCCATCTTCTCTGACACCGGGAGCTGTGCTGCGGGAATCTCCCCCTTACTACCGGGTCCCAACCTCTCTGACACCGGGAGCTGTGCTGCGGGAATCTCCCCCGGTGAGCTGTGCTGTGGGAATCTCCCCCTTACTACTGGAGGGAGGCAGCAGGATTGGAATCCTTGGCAGCCCTCACGTCCCAgattcctgccctgccctcccagacttcaggcaCTCTGCCCTCACCAGCTCCCAGTCTCAGCCTTCCCCTGGGAGGCTCAGGGAGACCCCTGCAAGGACAAAGCGCagggctccccctgccccctgcaggcaGGTGCCTCAGCTCCAGGGTCAGCTGCTTCCGTCACTTACAAAGGGCAGGTGGAGCTTCTCTCCCCTATGGACTGGGGGTTCCCGAGACTTTAAGCGAGAGAGGACAGAGGGCCAGGAACATAGCACAGGTCTGAGACACAGGAAGGTCTGTGTTCACAAGGTCTCTTTCAGATGGCAGGGACAGAAGCCCGAGTCCAAACAGGTTAAACCAGAGCTGGAAGGTCCAGGGGTGGacttcaggcacagctggatctAAGAGAACATTCGCTGCTCGCTTGTGCTTTCGTGGAACTCCCTTGCTGGGCTGGGAGGGTGCCGGGACCCCAGAGGCCTAGATCACCGGCTGGAAGAGCTGGCTTGTTTCTCCAGCGAGGCATCTCCCTCCCCAGGGTCTGCGATTGTTCCTGACCAGTCAGCTAATCCTTTCCATGTGTCTGGGGACCTGGATTTCTTCTTGCTCAGACACCAGGAGCGGAATAAGTCTCTATCAGTGAGTATCTGTCGAGGAGTAGCCTGCCCGCAGCTCCTTCCTCCCTCACACGGCAGCAGCCACACTGCCCTTTGCTCAGGTCACTCTCTCACTCTGGAATAGTCAATGGCTCACCACTTGCGATGAAAACCACTCGCAACTGCCTGGCCCCAGGTCTCTTGTCCCACTGTCTTACCAGCTTCATCACCACTGTTCCTGGGCTGTTGTCAGGGTGGGGGAGTTTCTGTGGCTACAGCCTCAGCCAACATGCCTTAACTTCTGCTGTCCCCTGCATGAGGCGCTGCTGTCCCCTCCTGAGACTCTCCCTGACCTTCAAGGCCCTAGGAACCCTCCCGCATGCTCTAACCTTGCACAGTCCCCCTCAATGGGATTCTGGGaggccagacacacacacacacacacacacacacgcacacgcccCAGGCCGTGTTTCTGGGACACACTCTCACACGCACAGGCAAGGCCTGCGTCCCGGGCTCCCTCATGGGCTGACTGTGTCCACCCTGACTCAGGGCTCAGCATGTGAGATTCCTTAGAGCAGTGGCTCCCTCTGTGACCCCGAGCAGGACCAAGGACACACAGGGACATGCAGGTCCTCCAGCCCCGCCCCTGTGCCTAGGATCCAGGCGGTGCCGTCGGTGttccccacctcctgcctggaAGGCGGAGCGACAGAGGCACAGAGCCACTCTGAGCGGCACTCATGGCAACACGCGCACACAGGACTTCCCCTTTCTCCACCAGTGCCAGCACAGCCTGGACGTTCTTCTCCCAGCCTGACGCAGCCTCAGGGAGCCTCTGCCTTCCTTCCAAAGCCCCTGTTGCCACCTCACACTCCTCCGCCCAGCACAGCCCCGACCTCCTCACACTGACCCCAAGCAGCTGCCCCGTGTCTTTAAATTGCAGACCTTCTGCCACTGGAATTCTAGCGCATGACATTTTCCCACCTTCATTGTACACGGACGTGCAAAGTAGGGTCCCGCCACAGACTAGAGGTGGAATAGGTGTTGCACGCGGCAGGGCCAGCAGGAAGCCAAATGAAGACCCACGTGAGGGCTTATCTGATCGGGCAGCAAGATGCCCAGGACTTGGAcagcaggaggggctgggcaCGAGGCCTCAGAAGAAGAATCCCTCGCCCCACCCTATCCCGAGACCCTCCCCAGTGAAGGGCTGGGGCCGGATGCAGTCCTGGGGGTGGCTGGCCAGAGGCCAGGCAGGGTGGAGAATAGGTAGGGAGGTGCAGAGCCCCGCGTGTGACCACGGGCTGCCCACAGTGAGTAGGGAGCTTGCAGATCAAACTTGGGATTTCCAGTTTCTTTTGGAAACTCCGAGGATCTAGTTTCCCTCAACGTCGGTTTGTCAAGATTTAGCAAATCACAATACAAGACACTCAGTTTAAGTGTGAACTTCAGACAAACGAGGATCATGTCTAGTGAGTGTGTCCCTGCACCACTGATCTGGAATGCGTATCTGAGCGGGCATCCTGTGGTTCATCTGGCGCCCCGCCTCCCTGTCAACCGCTGGGTAGCTGTGCTCAGGTACCCAGAGCAGTTCCCGCAGGCTCACAGCCCCAGGGTCTTCTCCGCAAGTCACTCCGCACGTGCGCGCCGCCACACCGGCCAAGTGCGCGCCTCCGCGCCGTGCGCGCTTCCgaagcccccgccgcccccgctgCCCCGGACGGGGAGCCGAGGAGAGGACTGGTGGGCGGGAGAGGGGTGGGTGGCTGGCCCCGCCCGACCCCGCCCGACCCCGTTGCCCTACACGGCCCACCCCAGGATCGGGAGCAGAAGAAGAAGCAGCGGGTGCACGAGAAGATGACCTACTCGTCCAACGTGGCGGCCAAGCACGCCAGCCTGCGGCGCGAGCTGCAGCTGGAGGACGAGGTGGCGGAGCAGGGGGCGCGTGCAGAGCAGCTACGCATCTTCCACGAGCAAACGGCCTGGAAGCTCTCCATGACCCGAGgtgtgcccctccccccgcccgcaGCCCTGACGCCCCAGAATCCCGTCTTCGCCCTTGCGGTCTGAGCAGTGCGTTTAAAGGGCTCGGGAGATGCGGGGCTGTGGTGCAGTGTGCGTGTGTGGCCGGGGTCTTTTCTGTGCCTGACCTCTGCCTCCCGGGGTACAAGGATGAATTCCACATGGATTGCTGCTCTAAAAGCCTTTGAATCCCAGCATTGCACGCACTCTGAATGCTGACCTGCAGTGAACGCAGGCGGGACAATGTATAAAACGTAGGCGCTTCCCTTGGCGGCGAGCATCTGAGCTTCAGCATTGAATGGCTTCTCTGTCCCGGACAAGTCGGCTTTGTACCGCAGCTTCCGCTCCTGGCTGGTAACAGCACCAGACTCATGGGTGGTCGGGTTCAACGTCTTCAGACACTGCAGGTAGTGAGAGGaagctatgtgtgtgtgtgacctgttattatttttatgaccCTGTAGGAAATCTGAAGTACTAAAAATGCACTAATACGCTGCCAGTGAAATATAAACCAGTAAACTAGAAAGAAGCAATTGAGATCAGAGAGCCCTGGACCCCATGGGCTACAGGGGCCCTGAATGGGAATTTGAGCGTGGAGAGACCGCCAGCCTCTACCCCTGACGCCCGAGGCTTGTTGTTCTGGGTAGGAGGGCCTGAGCTTGCTTGGACGTTCTGTGTGTGGAGCTCTGCACCAGGGAAGCAGCGCTGCGTGTGTTTTGTCTCTGCCTCACTGTCCGTTTCTGAGGCGTGGGAGCGGCAAGTGGCACCTGGGTGGGGAAAGCTGGACCCAGCAGGTCTGACCTCCCGTGAGGAGCCCGGGGAGGCCAGGCCAGACCTCAAGACTGAAAACGGAACTTGTGTACACACCGGCTCCTTCGGGAAAGGAGAGGAGTTGAGGGAAAAGGCCGAGAGCCCCGCGGTTCCATCCACAGCTGGAGGCCTTcctctccagaaaggcagggaaggaggcCCGCATGGGCCTTGAGCCCAGCTGCGATGCCTCCCTACTTGTACTCCGGAAGGTACACGTAACTTCCGCCTGGCTGAAACCCTGCCAGGGTAGACTTAGCTGCTGCCCACATTGTGTGCTTAGGGAACCCCAAGGCGAGATCACGCTGCCCCACCTTTCTCTCACCGCCCCCATTCTCTCGCTGTCCTGGCCCATAGACCTTTTATTATTAAGTCCAGCCCGGTAAAACTTCCAGGGTGGGCGTGTCCAGAGCTTCATTCCAGGTGAGAAGGGTGCTACAGCAAGAGAGACTCGAGTCAGACATACGGAAGGACTTCCCACCTGGCCAGTCTCTAGCCATGGAGGCTGTACTATGTCAGCAGAGCCTGCTTTCTGTTTGCTGGAGCCAGAGCTGGCTCTCTCGCAAACCCTGTAGTAATCTGGGCCTCACAGCCAGGTGTAGCACCAGGCCGGCAGGCCGGCTCCGCACTGCCTGGCTGTGCCCACCCAAGGCTGCAGGCTTGGGTCTCTCTCCCACTTCCTGCCCGCCCCAGATGCCTCGTGCCTCTTGTTGCAGAAAGGAAGATGGAACCTGATGACATACACAGCTACATCACCCAGAAGCGGCAAACATTCCTCCTCCAGGTAGGCTGGCTGCCCCGCGGGCCCAGCGGGCTGTCCCTGTGCGGAGCGTGACTCCCGCTTCGGTGCCCTCAGTACGCCCTGGATATGAAGCGGAACGAGATCCAGCGGCTGGAGAGGCTGGCGGCCAAGGAGGAGGCCAAGCTGGAGCGGGCGGAGAAGTTTCTGGAGAAGGACGCTGCTCGATTTGAAGAGTTCCTCAGGGAAAACGACCGCAGCTCCCTGCAGGCCCTGAGAGCGTGAGCTGCCCGGACCCCAGCCTGTGCACTCCCACCGCCCACCCAGCCCGACCCCAGCCTGGCACACCCACCGCCCACCCAGCCCGACCCCAGCCTGGCACACCCACCACCCAGCCAGCCAGGCCCCTCCTTGGCAGCTCCCCCGCCTCCCGCCTTAACTGAAGGCAGAGTGCACGCCCCTCCTGCACAACCTGTGATTggctccctccccgccccacccccagggctgaGAAGGAGACCAGAGCGAAGATGGAGACGATCCTGGAGATCCGCGATCTGACCAACCAGATCACGATCGTCAAGAGGTGAGGTCAGGCGCCAAGCTGGCCCTGCGCCCTCCGGGCCAGCACACCTCCGGGAGCCGGAGGAGCCCCACACAACACACACCTCTGAGCCTCGGCTCTCTAGGGACCCCAAGCCCTGTGGGGCTTTTCAGATGAGGTGACCGAGGCCAGGAGAGAGTCGGGGGCCTTCCTGAGGCCACACCACCGGGCAGGGCTCGCTCCACCCTGAGAGCGGCTTCAACTCGGGGTGTGAGCCGCGCTGGTCCCGGCAGGGCGGCCTCCTTCCCCGCACACGGAGTTCCGGCGCCTGTCCTTCGGGAGGCCTGGGAACTCTGGGCCCGGCCTCCCCTCCTAGGGGCCCAGGGACGGAGCCTGACTTTGCCCGTCCCCTCCCGGGTCTAGTGAAATCTCCAAATTTGAAGACACTCTGCAGCGTTACAAGATCTACAAGGATTTCCTGTACAAGCTGTCGCCCAAGGAGTGGCTGGAGGGACAGGAGAGAAAGCGCTCATCTCTCACAAGCACCAGGGAGGCGGTCGAGGCCTCCGAGGAGAACGTGCTGTTCTCTACACTCGGGGACAAAGGTAGCAGGAGAGAGAGGGCGTGCCgggtgctcctagagcctgtgtccAGCTGGCTCCAGGCCCCTTCCCCTGCTCGCAGAGCCCCCCCCCCACGGGCTCAGCCCACACACTCCTGGGAGAATCGCCGACTGTCAAAGCAAACTTTCCTCCTGCCGCTGAGGGGGACCTCGGGGAGGGTCCTGGGGAACTCTGTGCCCCTGAGCCATCTGAGAGTCCTCCTGTGCTTCCTGTAGGACCAGAGATCAAGGGCCAGACAGATCTCAGAGGTATGTGGCTGCCCCAGGTTGGAGGGGCCCTGCTCCGGGCTGGGGCAGATGGACAgccctcctctgcttcctccagAGGAGCAGGGCCCAGAGAAGGCCACCAAGCTCCTGCAGGTGCCGCAGCTGAGGCAGGTCCGGCCCAGCACTGTCAGCCACCAGGGGGGCCCCCGGCCCAGTGGGCCTGGCAGGCTGGGCCCCAGGTGAGTGGGCTTGGTGGGGGGCGGGTGATGGAGGTGACTGGCCTGCTGCGGAGCGGCCCCCAGTGGCTCCGGCCAGAGGCACCCCAGCCGGGGTGAGAGGGTCAGGAGGGGCTGTTTCTAGCCTGGACGGTCTGGAGTCAGACTTAAGCCTGAAAAGCGAGATGTTTCCCAAGCAAAGCTTTCTTTTTGTCTGATTTGGTGAACTTGAGTTGGGGTGGCCCAGTTGGGCGCTGGTGGGACAGTCAAACGTACACAGATGAAGCAGCTAGGTGGGCACCTGGGACAGGACGCACCTGCCCACGCCCTCTGTGGCAGGAGTGCCGGCTGGCGGCTGGCAGAGCCTCCGAGCCTTTCAAGAGAATCAGGAAGTCTGGATTTTCATATGGAAGTCCCAAATTTTAACTGTGACAGTtacttttaagtctttaaaaaaacatgGTAAGGGACAAGCAAATCAAACAGATCCAGACCCGGTGACTTGCCCCGTGGTCCCTCCGACACCCACCTCTAGGACCCCCAAGCCCCCCGGGCTCTCCTGGGTCCCTTCCTGCAGTGCCTCTCCACCCCCCCCTCCATGCCCGCTGTTCTCCAGCTGTGACAGGTGACAATGGGACAGACCTCCTGCCCCACTCCCTCCTCCGTGTCCCCTCGCTCCTCCAGCCCAGCCACCCCAAACCCCGGCCCCTCCTGCAGTGCTGCCCACGCAGCGGAGAGGGGACTGGGGCCTTGAGCAGCCAGGCGAAGCTGGAGCCCTGGCTCCGCTTCCAGCACCTGCCCTCGGGGCCAGGGCTGCAGAGTCCAGGAAGTTTCAGCAAAGCACGGCCATGATTGCACTTGGGTCTCCTGCTACTTCCTTCTCTGATACTGTAGTGTTGTGGACATATCACCAACTGCACAAGCCATGCAGCAGGTTGACTCTGGTCCCAGGAACCCCTGTCGGGGGTGCTGTTTCCAGCTGAAGAGGTTACGTGTGTGTGCTTCCTCGCCCTACGTTGCCCTCAGCCCTGGAGCTCCCAGCAGCAGGCTTCTGTCGGGACAGACCCTGAGAACAGAGGTCTGGGCCCCGCCCTCTACTAGCCATGTGACCAGGGCCACTGAGCACGTGTGGGCAGGTTGTGGGCTGCACGAGGCACTCGGCCGAGAGGGCAAGTGGGGGCTAAagtccagcccagccccaggctctgtcctcctggaaggaggattcttagaAGGGCACCTTCTGGGCCAAGAGTGTCCTAGCGGTGACCTCGGCAGGTGACTGGCTCTCTGAGGAGCGTGTTTCTCATTTGCCGAATGGGCAACAATGTGCAGACGGGGTGGGGCGCAGGCCTGGGAGTGTGTTAGCTGTCGGCGTGGGCCCTGCGCTGTCATCTCCGTACTTCACGATGGTCGGGGCCTGGAGTCTCTCAGGCCTCGGCCCAGCTCTCCCCGGCTGCAAGCCCCCCTCGCCAGCTCCGGGGCCAGCAGAACCTGCGTGTCTGCATAGGGTGCAGGCTGGAGCAGGCCAGGAGGGGTGACGAAAGCGGGTTTGAGGTCGGtccagggccccctgcagtgttgcggcccaAGCAGCCTTTCCTGTGGCCTCTGGGCCCGCCCAGCATGGTCCCTGCCCCGTGGCATGCGTGTCACAACAGCTGTGCGTGGGACCAGCAAGGACACGTGGCACGGCCGAATCTGACAGAGGAGGTGGGCAGAAAAGGTGCACGGTGAATGGGGAGCCGCAGGTGCACAGCTGCTGAGCACCCGGAGTGCGGGAAGGAgccggtggggaggggcagagccgCCTCGGGATGGGGGCTCACAGGCCCCGAGGGTGCGAGCTGTAGTCTGGCCGGAATGAGAGGAGCTAGTTGGGTGCTGACCCTCTCCCCCTGGCTGCCGTGTGACAGCTGGGGGCCGAGAGGAGCCCGGCGCCACCTTCTCGGCAACTTGAGGGACAGAGGAGGGGGCGAGGTGCGGGCGTCACGCCCTCAGGCCTCCCCGACCCCGTGTCTCCGCAGGGCCTGTTCCACCCTCCCCGTGCAGGAGGACCCAGACAGCGACGGGGAGGTCAGTGCCCGCTCTGGGCGGGGGCCGCAGGAGCCGGGCCCGCGCCGTCCAGCAGCTCCACGTGGCTCTGGTTGCAGGAGCTGCAGCTGTACTTCACGGAGCCCCAGCAGCTCCTGGATGTCTTCGTGAACCTGGAAGAGCAGAACCTCTTACTGGTCCAGAACACCCAGGAGATGGAGGAGGCCTTGGAAGAGCTGAGCTTCACCCTGAAAAACACCCAGATCCGCATGTAGGTCTCACGCCGCCGGGCGCCCGGGCAGCGAGGGGGCTCTGTCACTGGCTTTCCTCCTGGGACCTCCCACAGCAACTGGGAGCTGGGCTGTGCACTCCCCGCCCTGTGCATGGCTTCAGTTTTCTGGAAA
This window contains:
- the CFAP100 gene encoding cilia- and flagella-associated protein 100 isoform X2, whose product is MSKVLPPLVSKGISFNKKSPESVDNSSSVIEEKKKHGEKTKGSAIVPDQSANPFHVSGDLDFFLLRHQERNKSLSDREQKKKQRVHEKMTYSSNVAAKHASLRRELQLEDEVAEQGARAEQLRIFHEQTAWKLSMTRERKMEPDDIHSYITQKRQTFLLQYALDMKRNEIQRLERLAAKEEAKLERAEKFLEKDAARFEEFLRENDRSSLQALRAAEKETRAKMETILEIRDLTNQITIVKSEISKFEDTLQRYKIYKDFLYKLSPKEWLEGQERKRSSLTSTREAVEASEENVLFSTLGDKGPEIKGQTDLRGMWLPQVGGALLRAGADGQPSSASSRGAGPREGHQAPAGAAAEAGPAQHCQPPGGPPAQWAWQAGPQGLFHPPRAGGPRQRRGGQCPLWAGAAGAGPAPSSSSTWLWLQELQLYFTEPQQLLDVFVNLEEQNLLLVQNTQEMEEALEELSFTLKNTQIRMEREVSQLKQWISTLMMSVAREEETAAELELKARIFHFGEYKGDQEDKLLESLNRKVLDVYQHCVGSQQESSLGTVKMLATIEHQLNELLENLERVPQVRVEQAEKAKEKERHLRLREEKLMLQKQLQEERVQRARARAQAEVKKKRGRRLVCRSRPPALQSKEAPRHELVDKDQVEWLFFFT
- the CFAP100 gene encoding cilia- and flagella-associated protein 100 isoform X5, producing the protein MSKVLPPLVSKGISFNKKSPESVDNSSSVIEEKKKHGEKTKGSAIVPDQSANPFHVSGDLDFFLLRHQERNKSLSDREQKKKQRVHEKMTYSSNVAAKHASLRRELQLEDEVAEQGARAEQLRIFHEQTAWKLSMTRERKMEPDDIHSYITQKRQTFLLQYALDMKRNEIQRLERLAAKEEAKLERAEKFLEKDAARFEEFLRENDRSSLQALRAAEKETRAKMETILEIRDLTNQITIVKSEISKFEDTLQRYKIYKDFLYKLSPKEWLEGQERKRSSLTSTREAVEASEENVLFSTLGDKGPEIKGQTDLRGMWLPQVGGALLRAGADGQPSSASSRGAGPREGHQAPAGAAAEAGPAQHCQPPGGPPAQWAWQAGPQGLFHPPRAGGPRQRRGGQCPLWAGAAGAGPAPSSSSTWLWLQELQLYFTEPQQLLDVFVNLEEQNLLLVQNTQEMEEALEELSFTLKNTQIRIASDPGPHPALSMRQRPAGSERCWSPIQGAGGQPTEAVDQHADDVRRQGGGDSRGAGAQSSHIPFRRVQG
- the CFAP100 gene encoding cilia- and flagella-associated protein 100 isoform X3, which gives rise to MSKVLPPLVSKGISFNKKSPESVDNSSSVIEEKKKHGEKTKGSAIVPDQSANPFHVSGDLDFFLLRHQERNKSLSDREQKKKQRVHEKMTYSSNVAAKHASLRRELQLEDEVAEQGARAEQLRIFHEQTAWKLSMTRERKMEPDDIHSYITQKRQTFLLQYALDMKRNEIQRLERLAAKEEAKLERAEKFLEKDAARFEEFLRENDRSSLQALRAAEKETRAKMETILEIRDLTNQITIVKSEISKFEDTLQRYKIYKDFLYKLSPKEWLEGQERKRSSLTSTREAVEASEENVLFSTLGDKGPEIKGQTDLRGMWLPQVGGALLRAGADGQPSSASSRGAGPREGHQAPAGAAAEAGPAQHCQPPGGPPAQWAWQAGPQGLFHPPRAGGPRQRRGGQCPLWAGAAGAGPAPSSSSTWLWLQELQLYFTEPQQLLDVFVNLEEQNLLLVQNTQEMEEALEELSFTLKNTQIRMEREVSQLKQWISTLMMSVAREEETAAELELKARIFHFGEYKGDQEDKLLESLNRKVLDVYQHCVGSQQESSLGTVKMLATIEHQLNELLENLERVPQTPGREANAAEATAGGTCTAGPGPGPGRGQEEEGQEAGVPLAATCPAEQGGAQARAGGQGPGGMAVLLHIAHGPPAA
- the CFAP100 gene encoding cilia- and flagella-associated protein 100 isoform X4, giving the protein MSKVLPPLVSKGISFNKKSPESVDNSSSVIEEKKKHGEKTKGSAIVPDQSANPFHVSGDLDFFLLRHQERNKSLSDREQKKKQRVHEKMTYSSNVAAKHASLRRELQLEDEVAEQGARAEQLRIFHEQTAWKLSMTRERKMEPDDIHSYITQKRQTFLLQYALDMKRNEIQRLERLAAKEEAKLERAEKFLEKDAARFEEFLRENDRSSLQALRAAEKETRAKMETILEIRDLTNQITIVKSEISKFEDTLQRYKIYKDFLYKLSPKEWLEGQERKRSSLTSTREAVEASEENVLFSTLGDKGPEIKGQTDLREEQGPEKATKLLQVPQLRQVRPSTVSHQGGPRPSGPGRLGPRACSTLPVQEDPDSDGEELQLYFTEPQQLLDVFVNLEEQNLLLVQNTQEMEEALEELSFTLKNTQIRMEREVSQLKQWISTLMMSVAREEETAAELELKARIFHFGEYKGDQEDKLLESLNRKVLDVYQHCVGSQQESSLGTVKMLATIEHQLNELLENLERVPQVRVEQAEKAKEKERHLRLREEKLMLQKQLQEERVQRARARAQAEVKKKRGRRLVCRSRPPALQSKEAPRHELVDKDQVEWLFFFT
- the CFAP100 gene encoding cilia- and flagella-associated protein 100 isoform X1, whose amino-acid sequence is MSKVLPPLVSKGISFNKKSPESVDNSSSVIEEKKKHGEKTKGSAIVPDQSANPFHVSGDLDFFLLRHQERNKSLSDREQKKKQRVHEKMTYSSNVAAKHASLRRELQLEDEVAEQGARAEQLRIFHEQTAWKLSMTRERKMEPDDIHSYITQKRQTFLLQYALDMKRNEIQRLERLAAKEEAKLERAEKFLEKDAARFEEFLRENDRSSLQALRAAEKETRAKMETILEIRDLTNQITIVKSEISKFEDTLQRYKIYKDFLYKLSPKEWLEGQERKRSSLTSTREAVEASEENVLFSTLGDKGPEIKGQTDLRGMWLPQVGGALLRAGADGQPSSASSRGAGPREGHQAPAGAAAEAGPAQHCQPPGGPPAQWAWQAGPQGLFHPPRAGGPRQRRGGQCPLWAGAAGAGPAPSSSSTWLWLQELQLYFTEPQQLLDVFVNLEEQNLLLVQNTQEMEEALEELSFTLKNTQIRMEREVSQLKQWISTLMMSVAREEETAAELELKARIFHFGEYKGDQEDKLLESLNRKVLDVYQHCVGSQQESSLGTVKMLATIEHQLNELLENLERVPQVRVEQAEKAKEKERHLRLREEKLMLQKQLQEERVQRARARAQAEVKKKVGEVALGRRRGPGGVMACSPPGSPPFADALAEVLGGRWASRAGSGWSKFSRSRPAAPPAPRDLLPLGALPALPGCGPSAQSAGAHSSAPTPGSHLCFSQTTGQGHHPSVRAPQQLRPPPQQVGWSGLWPPAPASGCVVPKAGLSIHTAPRTNEDTAGSPVILTAGETGPSAWRFP